The Kribbella sp. HUAS MG21 genome includes the window CTACCGGCCCGCCGGTCTCGGGACTGACGCCGTCGGCGGGAATTCTGGTGGCGGTGGTGGCGTCGGTGCCGGAGAATTCGTCGCATCAGTGGAAGACGGTCGAACGCGTCGCCGCGGTCGATCCGGGGGATCAGCCGGCCGGGTGCCCGAACCGCCGGCACCTGCCTTCGCTACGACGAGCGGCCCGCCGTACCTGGATCAACTGGTGCGAACGATCGTGGGGTTCGGCGGCTGAGGGGATGAGTGTGGAGCTTCGGGGGTTTGAGGATGGGTATGGGGTGCAGGTTGCGGGGTGGGCGCTGGACGAGAAGGAGGTGGCGCTGCTCTCGGGGCGGGTGATTTATCCGTTTCCGGAGGAGTTGCGGGGGAGCTGGCGGACGGTTGAGGCGGATATTCAGTCGTACTTGTTGTTCGACGGGGATCGGGCGGTCGGGTACGGCGAGGTGTGGCTGGACGACGAGGAGGACGAGGTCGAGCTCGCTCGGATCATCGTGGACCCGGAAGTCCGTGGGCGGGGTGTCGGTGGTGAGCTGGTGCGGGCGTTGCTCGGGCCGGCGTTGGACGCCGGGTACTCGGAGGTGTTCCTGCGGGTGCGGCCGGAGAACGTGCCGGCGATCCGCGCCTACCATCGCAGCGGTTTCGTCGACGTCCCCGCGGCGTTGATGGAGGAGTGGAACGACGGCCAGCCGGTCCCGTACCGGTGGATGCGGTACGCCGGTGAGCAGGTGGGCGTCGGCGAGCTCAGGGGCTGAGGTTTAGCGCCCACCTGTCGAGGGTCGTACTACCGGCGGGCGCGCAGCAGGTCGCGGATCTCGGTGAGCAGCTCCTGGTCGGTGGTCAGCGGGTCGGGCTCCGGCTCCTGGCCGCGCTTGCGCCGCTCGGCCAGCTTGTTCAGCGGCAGCACGATGAAGAAGTACACGGCCGCGGCGACGAAGAGGAAGCTCAGCGCCGCGTCCAGCACCAGACCGAGCGAGAACTTCGCGTCGTTGACGGTGAAGTTGCCGACGCCGGTCAGGTCCGCCTTGCCGAAGATCGCCGCGATCAGCGGGTTGATCAGCCCGTCGACGAGCGCGGTGACGATCTTGGTGAACGCGGCGCCGATGACGACTGCGACCGCGAGGTCGACGACGTTCCCGCGCATGATGAATTCTTTGAAGCCCTTGAGCATGTGGGTGTTCCTCCACGAAGCGGGTGGTTGTACCCGGACAAGGTAGGGCGGCAGGCTCGCGAGGGCGAGAGACCGCGCCGCGCGGCAACGCATCGTCCCGCGACAACTTCGCAGCGTGATCAGCCCGTGTCGGGCGCTAACGCCACGGTGATGCGCGAATTCGTACTGGCCTGGGCCAATCGGCCCGCAACCTCCGGCGTAGCCGCGACCACGATCAGCGCGCCTGTCGTGCCGGATCGGGGCTCGGGTAGAGCGAGCACGGGCACCGCGCGAGCGAGCAGTCGCGCGGCGTCGGCTGTAGTACTGCTGGCGGCGTACAAGCTGAGATGGTCGCCGACGCGGAGCAAGGTCGTGACGTCGGCGTCGTCGACGCGGACCGGATAGGCCAGCGCGCCCGTCGGCACGGCGGGTGGGGCGAGGAATCTCGCGTCGGTGAGTGGCTCGCCGGCTCTGACCGGGCCGCTGAGCACTCGCGTGGTCAGCTCGCTGCCAGGTCTGAGCGCACCATCGGGAACGGAGCCCGGTGGCAACTCGACGGTCCGCAAGTCGGCGCGCGCGGGCGCGGCGCCGCCACTCAGGTCGCGCGCCGCGGCCAGCACGGTGACGGTCGGCGGCGGCGCGGGGGAGAGGGCGAGGAGTCCGAAGTACACGGCGGCCGCGGCCGCGACACCGGCGAGGAGCCGCCGGTGCCAGCGGGCGGCACGGAACAGATCACGAAGGAGGGAAGGGATTTTCATGCCGGAGAAGGTACGAGTTTCGCCGGCACCCGCCTCTCAGTTGTCCACAGGGCGCGGTCAGGCCGCGCTGCTCCCCGAGGACGAGGAGCTGCCGGACGACGACGTACCGGAAGACCCACTGGACGACGACCCTGACGACCCCGACGACGAAGCAGAGGACGACGAAGACGAAGAAGAGGACGACGAGGCGTCGGCCTTCGCCGGCACCGAGCTCTTGCCCGACGTCCGGCTGTCGGTCCGGTAGAACCCGGAGCCCTTGAACACGACGCCCACGGCGTTGAAGACCTTGCGCAGGTTCCCCTGGCAGTTCGGGCACACGGTCAGCGCGTCGTCCGTGAAGCTCTGGCGCACCTCGAGCGCTTCGCCACAGTCGGTGCACTGGTACTGGTACGTCGGCACGGTCGGTTCCCTTCAGGCCGCTGGCACTCCTACTACCCGACTGCTAATAATGCGCCAGCGGACCGGAGTATTCCAAACCCGGCCCCGCTTACCTCAACTCTCTGTCCCTGTCCAGCCGACGCAGAGCAACGCAAAGTTGTGAGGGACCCCATTTGGGGAGGGCGGGGTGATTCTCTACGGTTGGTCCGTGCGTCGCCTGCTTCGAGTCGTCATCATCAGCGGAATCGCCCTCGCCACGGTCCTCCTGGTGATCGCCGGTACCGTCGTCTACGTCGTCCGCCACTCGTTCCCGACGTACGACGGAACGATCGAGCTGAACGGTCTGGACGCCGACGTCAACGTGGTCCGGGATGCGAACGGCATCCCGCAGATCTACGCCGACACCCCGGCCGACCTCTTCGCGGCGCAGGGCTACGTACACGCCCAGGACCGGTTCTTCGAGATGGACTTCCGCCGGCACGTCACGGCCGGCCGGTTGAGTGAGCTGTTCGGCAAGAGCGCGCTCGAGACCGACAAGTTCGTCCGGACGCTCGGCTGGCGCCGGGTCGCCGAGAAGGAACTGCCGCTGCTCAGCCCGACGACCAGGCAGTACCTCGACGACTACGCGCGCGGCGTCAACGCATACCTGTCCAAGCACAGCGGCTCCGGCCTCAGCCTCGAGTACGGCGTACTGTCCCTGCAGCCCGGCGGCCCGAAGAACTACCGGCCGGAGCCGTGGACGGCGGCCGACTCGCTGGCCTGGCTGAAGGCGATGGCGTGGGACCTCGGCGGCAACCTGGATGAGGAAGTCACCCGGACCAAGCTGCTGGCGACGTACACGGCACGCAACATCGAGAGCCTCTACCCGCAGTACCCGTACGACCGGAACCAGCCGATCATGTCGGCGGCCTCGATCGGCCGGGACGGCAAGTTCAGCACCGCCCCGGTGAGCCCCGAGCTGCGCCGCGGGATGCTCACACAAGACCTGCTGAAGTCGCTCGACTCGGTGCAGAAGGTGGCCAAGGGCCTGCCGCAGCTGCTCGGCCAGGGCGACGGCGTCGGCTCGAACTCCTGGGTCGTCTCCGGCGACCACACCACCACCGGCAAGCCGCTGCTGGCCAACGACCCGCACCTGGGTGCGACCATGCCGGGCATCTGGACGCAGGTCGGCCTGCACTGCAACAACGTCGGCAAGGCCTGCCCGTTCGACGTCTCCGGTTTCAGCTTCTCCGGGCTGCCCGGTGTGGTGATCGGCCACAACAACGCAATCTCCTGGGGCTTCACCAACCTCGACCCGGACGTCCAGGACCTGTACCTGGAGCGCATCGAGGGCAACAACGTCCTCTACAACAACAAGTGGCGCGCGATGACCACGCGCGAGGAGACGTTCAAGGTGGCCGGCCAGGACGAGCCGGTGAAGATCACCGTCCGCGAGACCCGGCACGGACCGCTGATCTCCGACGTCGGCGAGGACGAACGCAAGGTCGGCGAGCTGGCGGCCACGCAGGCGAAGTACCGGCAGGCGTACGGCGTCGCGCTGCAATGGACGGCGCTGAACCCGGGCCGCACCGCCGACGCGCTGTTCGCGATCAACACCGCCCAGAACTGGACCCAGTTCCGGGCTGCCGCGCAGCAGTTCCAGGTGCCCTCGCAGAACCTGGTGTACGCCGACACGGACGGCCACATCGGCTACCAGGCGCCGGGCCTGGTGCCGATCCGCGCCACCGGCCGCGGTGACTGGCCGGTGCCGGGCTGGGACCCGAAGTACGCCTGGAAGGGCTACATCCCGTTCGACGCGTTGCCGACCGAGCTGGACCCGCCGAGCGGCATCATCGTCACCGCCAACCAGGCAGTGGTGCCGAACACGTACTCCTATTACCTGACCAACTCCTGGGACTACGGCTACCGGTCGCAGCAGATCCTCGACCGGATCAAGGCCGCCGGGAAGCTGGACGCGAACGCGATGGCGTCGATCCAGCTGGACACCAGGAACAAGGCCGCCGAGAAGCTGGTGCCGTACCTGCTCCAGATCAGCATCGACGACGCGTTCGAGAAGCAGGGCCAGGACACCCTGCGGAACTGGGACTTCACCCAGCCGCCGGACTCCGCGGCGGCGGCGTACTTCAACGTGGTCTGGCGCAACCTGCTGGCGCTGACGTTCCACGACCAGCTCCCGCAGGACACCTGGCCGGACGGCGGCTCCCGCTGGTT containing:
- the mscL gene encoding large conductance mechanosensitive channel protein MscL; translated protein: MLKGFKEFIMRGNVVDLAVAVVIGAAFTKIVTALVDGLINPLIAAIFGKADLTGVGNFTVNDAKFSLGLVLDAALSFLFVAAAVYFFIVLPLNKLAERRKRGQEPEPDPLTTDQELLTEIRDLLRARR
- a CDS encoding penicillin acylase family protein, producing the protein MRRLLRVVIISGIALATVLLVIAGTVVYVVRHSFPTYDGTIELNGLDADVNVVRDANGIPQIYADTPADLFAAQGYVHAQDRFFEMDFRRHVTAGRLSELFGKSALETDKFVRTLGWRRVAEKELPLLSPTTRQYLDDYARGVNAYLSKHSGSGLSLEYGVLSLQPGGPKNYRPEPWTAADSLAWLKAMAWDLGGNLDEEVTRTKLLATYTARNIESLYPQYPYDRNQPIMSAASIGRDGKFSTAPVSPELRRGMLTQDLLKSLDSVQKVAKGLPQLLGQGDGVGSNSWVVSGDHTTTGKPLLANDPHLGATMPGIWTQVGLHCNNVGKACPFDVSGFSFSGLPGVVIGHNNAISWGFTNLDPDVQDLYLERIEGNNVLYNNKWRAMTTREETFKVAGQDEPVKITVRETRHGPLISDVGEDERKVGELAATQAKYRQAYGVALQWTALNPGRTADALFAINTAQNWTQFRAAAQQFQVPSQNLVYADTDGHIGYQAPGLVPIRATGRGDWPVPGWDPKYAWKGYIPFDALPTELDPPSGIIVTANQAVVPNTYSYYLTNSWDYGYRSQQILDRIKAAGKLDANAMASIQLDTRNKAAEKLVPYLLQISIDDAFEKQGQDTLRNWDFTQPPDSAAAAYFNVVWRNLLALTFHDQLPQDTWPDGGSRWFEVIHTLLGQPNSGWWDDIRTPQRESRDDILREALVDARTEITQKMAREPSNWQWGRLHKLTLTNQTLGTSGIGVIERIFNRGPYELGGGTSIVNATAWDASEGYAVTATPSMRMVVDLSDFDNSRWINLTGVSGHAFASNYTDQTELWVKGETLQWAYTKGAVEATRKHALTFTKPGS
- a CDS encoding GNAT family N-acetyltransferase, which codes for MQVAGWALDEKEVALLSGRVIYPFPEELRGSWRTVEADIQSYLLFDGDRAVGYGEVWLDDEEDEVELARIIVDPEVRGRGVGGELVRALLGPALDAGYSEVFLRVRPENVPAIRAYHRSGFVDVPAALMEEWNDGQPVPYRWMRYAGEQVGVGELRG
- a CDS encoding FmdB family zinc ribbon protein is translated as MPTYQYQCTDCGEALEVRQSFTDDALTVCPNCQGNLRKVFNAVGVVFKGSGFYRTDSRTSGKSSVPAKADASSSSSSSSSSSASSSGSSGSSSSGSSGTSSSGSSSSSGSSAA
- a CDS encoding SAF domain-containing protein, with amino-acid sequence MKIPSLLRDLFRAARWHRRLLAGVAAAAAVYFGLLALSPAPPPTVTVLAAARDLSGGAAPARADLRTVELPPGSVPDGALRPGSELTTRVLSGPVRAGEPLTDARFLAPPAVPTGALAYPVRVDDADVTTLLRVGDHLSLYAASSTTADAARLLARAVPVLALPEPRSGTTGALIVVAATPEVAGRLAQASTNSRITVALAPDTG